One genomic window of Roseobacter ponti includes the following:
- a CDS encoding GntR family transcriptional regulator — translation MTVPVSLRLRDHAYSNFTEMLLARDIQPGQIVSQRELVELTGMPLGAIREMIPRLEADGLIKTVPKRGLQVLSIDLDLVRNAFQLRSIIEGEAILQFCRTAPLDVIDRLTREHQQIRDTAATSVSPDILQTAQQIDWAFHDQIIDAMGNAIISDIHRVNAIKIRLIRNTDTRILPELLVPVFDEHLAILAALKDRDGTGAVRAIHAHIESAKKRALGM, via the coding sequence ATGACGGTCCCGGTTTCCTTGCGCCTTCGGGACCATGCCTATTCCAATTTCACCGAAATGCTTCTGGCGCGCGATATTCAGCCCGGTCAGATCGTCTCGCAGCGTGAACTGGTCGAATTGACCGGAATGCCCCTGGGCGCCATTCGCGAGATGATCCCCCGGCTGGAAGCAGACGGGCTGATCAAGACCGTCCCGAAGCGGGGTCTGCAGGTCCTGTCCATCGACCTTGATCTTGTACGCAACGCCTTTCAGCTGCGCAGCATCATCGAAGGTGAGGCGATCCTGCAATTTTGCAGAACCGCGCCGCTGGATGTCATCGACCGGCTGACCCGGGAGCATCAGCAAATACGCGACACCGCCGCCACATCGGTTTCGCCGGATATTCTGCAAACCGCTCAGCAGATCGACTGGGCCTTCCACGACCAGATCATCGATGCGATGGGAAATGCGATCATTTCCGATATTCATCGGGTCAATGCCATCAAGATCCGGCTGATCCGCAACACTGACACCCGGATCCTGCCGGAATTACTGGTCCCGGTTTTCGACGAGCATCTGGCTATCCTTGCGGCGCTGAAAGACCGCGATGGCACTGGCGCGGTTCGCGCAATTCACGCACATATCGAAAGCGCAAAGAAACGGGCGCTGGGGATGTGA
- a CDS encoding dihydrodipicolinate synthase family protein, with protein sequence MEITIGHFGISTALLTPFHPDGHINLRLLCSHANHMLQSGTQGVTLFGTTGEGASIGLTERQSAISAMIESGVAPGAMTLGLCASAISDVVAQVWQGCEFGITRFLLLPPFYFKNVHDEGVFEWHAQLFEAADTSAQFILYHIPQITQVPLSVDLTLRLCDAFPKRVLAIKDSAGQWGNTRALLESGKVPVLVGDERLLHKAAAMGGAGSICGMANIYPARMRTLFESQAEDVDLSSEVDLIVSQPVIPALKQAMAARTGNPDWVHLRAPLQPLTADARAVIEARFSIRADVT encoded by the coding sequence ATGGAGATTACTATCGGGCATTTCGGCATCTCTACGGCGCTGCTCACCCCGTTTCATCCGGACGGGCACATCAACCTGCGCCTTCTTTGCAGCCATGCAAATCATATGCTTCAAAGCGGAACCCAGGGCGTCACGCTGTTTGGCACCACCGGTGAGGGGGCCTCGATTGGCCTGACCGAACGGCAGAGTGCCATTTCGGCCATGATCGAAAGCGGAGTTGCGCCCGGCGCAATGACGCTGGGCCTCTGCGCGTCGGCAATTTCGGATGTAGTCGCGCAGGTTTGGCAGGGCTGTGAATTTGGTATTACGCGATTCCTGTTGTTGCCGCCGTTTTACTTCAAGAATGTTCATGACGAGGGGGTGTTTGAATGGCACGCCCAGCTTTTCGAAGCGGCGGATACCTCGGCACAGTTCATCCTTTACCACATCCCGCAAATTACACAGGTGCCCCTGTCTGTGGACCTGACCCTGCGTCTTTGCGATGCGTTTCCAAAGCGCGTGCTGGCGATCAAGGACAGTGCCGGACAGTGGGGTAACACGCGCGCCCTGCTTGAAAGCGGCAAGGTTCCGGTTCTGGTCGGCGACGAAAGGCTGCTGCACAAGGCCGCCGCGATGGGGGGCGCCGGGTCCATCTGCGGAATGGCGAACATTTATCCGGCAAGAATGCGAACCCTTTTTGAATCCCAGGCAGAAGACGTCGATCTGTCGTCTGAAGTTGATCTGATTGTGTCCCAACCGGTCATCCCGGCGTTGAAGCAGGCGATGGCAGCCAGAACCGGAAACCCGGATTGGGTCCATCTGCGCGCGCCACTACAACCATTGACCGCCGACGCCCGGGCAGTGATTGAGGCACGATTTTCAATCAGGGCAGACGTGACATGA
- a CDS encoding adenylate/guanylate cyclase domain-containing protein, with translation MPESVEKRLTAILMMDIVGYSRQMAANEARTLAHITAARVDVFEGAITGHGGRVVKLMGDGALVEFPSVSGAVLAARAIQRGLAGFNAARPGDEPLQVRIGVNLGEVIVQDGDLYGDGVNVAARLEALAEPGTILIAGAARAQLRDLEGVGFEDLGPQRVKNIPEPVHVFRVADGGGAVPRPRSASSWRWRVPAVLVAVVVLLGSAWWFVPQVRDLLAPAASPVPSLASESRPSLAVMPFENLSGDPAQSYFSDGMADSLISDLSQVSGLLVIARNTSFSFRDRGESMDARSVGAELGVRYVVAGSVQRSGKNVRISANLTDANTGIQLWGARLDREFEDLFALQDDVTAQIIDALHVELSQKERRRLSKRYTDSLEAYDLYLRAYEEIWRFNEDARRNAQSFLLRALRIDPDFALAKALLATTYTNRAGVALLDNEQVLEQGYRIALEAVEIDPDLPQVHTSLGLVHMFRREYDDAEVAFKRAIRIDPNYADGYGLLGWNSHYAGDPQAGWEAFEYALRLNPRAPFPYLNAMSEIQFSQQNYEKSLELGLQALERNPEALRQRLFLAATYMGLERVEDARWEVEEALLLQPELRLRNIRFIAPYRKTESLDHLTDLLRRAGLPE, from the coding sequence ATGCCCGAGTCGGTGGAAAAACGCCTGACCGCAATCCTGATGATGGATATCGTCGGGTACAGCCGCCAGATGGCGGCAAACGAGGCCAGAACCCTGGCCCACATTACCGCCGCGCGGGTCGATGTCTTTGAGGGTGCCATCACAGGCCATGGCGGACGTGTGGTCAAGCTCATGGGCGATGGAGCGTTGGTTGAGTTCCCGAGCGTCTCAGGGGCAGTGCTGGCGGCACGCGCGATCCAGCGCGGGCTTGCCGGGTTCAATGCCGCGCGCCCGGGAGATGAACCGCTGCAGGTGCGCATTGGTGTGAACCTGGGCGAAGTGATTGTGCAGGATGGCGACCTTTACGGCGACGGCGTGAACGTGGCGGCGCGACTGGAAGCGCTGGCAGAGCCAGGCACAATCCTTATTGCCGGGGCAGCACGGGCACAGTTGCGTGACCTTGAAGGCGTTGGTTTTGAAGACCTCGGACCGCAGCGCGTCAAGAATATCCCCGAGCCTGTGCATGTCTTCAGGGTTGCCGATGGCGGTGGTGCTGTGCCCCGCCCCCGCTCGGCATCGTCGTGGCGGTGGCGGGTGCCTGCCGTGCTTGTGGCAGTGGTCGTGCTGCTCGGCTCGGCGTGGTGGTTCGTACCGCAGGTACGAGATTTGCTCGCGCCTGCCGCGTCGCCTGTGCCGTCGCTCGCCTCCGAAAGCCGACCTTCTCTTGCCGTCATGCCCTTCGAGAACCTCTCGGGCGACCCCGCGCAAAGCTATTTCAGCGACGGCATGGCCGACAGCCTGATCTCGGACCTGAGCCAGGTGAGCGGTCTTCTGGTGATCGCACGCAATACGTCGTTCTCGTTTCGCGACCGCGGCGAGTCGATGGACGCGCGCTCGGTCGGGGCGGAACTTGGGGTGCGCTACGTCGTGGCAGGGTCCGTCCAGCGGTCAGGTAAGAACGTACGGATCAGCGCCAACCTCACCGACGCCAACACCGGCATCCAGCTTTGGGGTGCGCGACTGGACCGCGAGTTTGAGGACCTCTTCGCGCTGCAGGACGATGTGACCGCCCAGATCATCGACGCACTCCACGTCGAGTTGTCGCAGAAAGAACGGCGCCGGTTGTCGAAACGCTATACGGACAGTCTCGAAGCCTATGATCTTTACCTGCGCGCCTACGAGGAGATCTGGCGTTTCAACGAAGACGCGCGCAGAAATGCGCAGTCCTTTCTGCTGCGCGCCCTGCGCATCGATCCGGATTTCGCACTGGCAAAGGCTTTGCTCGCCACCACATACACGAACCGTGCAGGTGTCGCGCTTCTGGATAACGAGCAGGTGCTGGAGCAGGGCTACCGGATCGCTCTTGAGGCAGTTGAGATCGACCCGGACCTTCCGCAGGTTCATACCTCGCTGGGCCTCGTGCACATGTTTCGAAGGGAATACGACGACGCGGAAGTGGCATTCAAACGCGCCATCCGGATCGACCCGAATTACGCCGACGGTTACGGACTTCTGGGATGGAACAGCCACTATGCGGGAGACCCGCAGGCCGGCTGGGAAGCCTTCGAGTATGCCTTACGGCTAAACCCTCGCGCACCATTCCCGTATCTGAACGCCATGTCTGAAATCCAGTTCAGCCAGCAAAACTATGAGAAAAGTCTGGAACTGGGCCTTCAGGCGCTCGAACGAAACCCCGAAGCACTGCGACAACGCCTGTTTCTTGCCGCGACGTACATGGGACTGGAACGCGTTGAGGATGCACGCTGGGAAGTCGAGGAAGCGCTGCTGTTGCAGCCCGAATTGCGACTGCGCAACATCCGCTTCATCGCGCCCTATCGCAAGACGGAATCGCTGGACCATCTGACTGATCTTCTGCGCCGCGCCGGGTTGCCCGAGTAG
- a CDS encoding DUF1127 domain-containing protein translates to MTAITHTRPHFLHGTFAALAGVRARFAENRRRNAAYNKTFNELSAMTSRDLADIGLNRFDIPRIAAEAADMK, encoded by the coding sequence ATGACAGCTATCACACACACCAGACCGCATTTTCTGCACGGCACTTTCGCGGCTCTTGCGGGCGTAAGAGCCCGCTTTGCGGAAAACAGACGCAGAAATGCCGCGTACAACAAAACTTTCAACGAGTTGTCAGCGATGACCTCGCGTGACCTTGCCGACATCGGGCTGAACCGGTTCGACATTCCGCGGATCGCCGCAGAAGCGGCAGACATGAAATGA
- a CDS encoding RSP_7527 family protein, which translates to MKPQIAFTSPTQAEIDRAIARAHQMRSEYIAQSINALIARISGAVARGQNPTGARA; encoded by the coding sequence ATGAAACCGCAAATTGCCTTCACCTCGCCAACTCAGGCTGAGATCGACCGGGCCATTGCACGTGCGCACCAGATGCGCAGCGAGTATATCGCACAATCGATCAACGCGCTGATCGCAAGGATCAGCGGAGCAGTCGCGCGCGGTCAAAATCCGACCGGCGCAAGAGCGTGA
- a CDS encoding endonuclease/exonuclease/phosphatase family protein, with protein MTFLITALWLVGVAIVCVTVLSLVPSSRWWVRMWEFPRLHILLASVAMIFAGMALPENQRFAFMSLMVLTALYQGRKVFPFTPLAQADVAVCNADGRDTLTMLASNVLMENDNHAALTDLISHSDPDVLLLMETNEVWNTALSATLSRYPTVVRHVRDNHYGMIFATRLKTGAAETIFLSDDNTPTLLADLQAPGGGWFHFIGLHPRPPVPGNTTQERDEQIKRAATLTRHSDLPVAIMGDFNDVAWSWSAMRFKHHGQYLDPRIGQGILPSFDANHRILRFPIDQFYLTEGIDLVSFRRGPRIGSDHFPMLAVIAVSQNAGRRKSG; from the coding sequence ATGACATTTTTAATAACTGCTCTGTGGCTTGTCGGCGTGGCGATCGTCTGTGTCACAGTTCTGTCGCTCGTCCCGTCTTCGCGCTGGTGGGTCAGAATGTGGGAGTTTCCACGCCTGCATATACTCCTCGCCTCGGTGGCTATGATCTTTGCTGGTATGGCCTTACCGGAAAACCAGCGGTTTGCCTTCATGTCACTCATGGTTCTGACGGCGCTCTATCAGGGCCGGAAAGTCTTTCCTTTCACGCCCCTCGCGCAGGCCGACGTCGCGGTATGTAACGCAGACGGGCGGGATACGCTGACAATGCTCGCCTCGAACGTGCTGATGGAGAACGACAACCATGCGGCTCTGACTGATCTCATTTCGCACAGCGATCCTGACGTCCTGTTGCTGATGGAAACCAATGAGGTATGGAACACAGCGCTCAGTGCAACGCTGTCGCGCTACCCGACAGTTGTACGCCACGTGAGGGACAACCACTACGGTATGATATTCGCAACGCGTCTCAAAACCGGCGCTGCTGAAACGATCTTTCTGTCGGATGACAACACGCCGACCCTGCTGGCTGATCTGCAGGCGCCTGGCGGAGGATGGTTTCATTTCATCGGGCTGCATCCGCGTCCACCGGTGCCCGGAAACACAACGCAGGAGCGCGACGAGCAGATAAAACGCGCGGCCACACTGACGCGGCATTCCGATCTGCCGGTGGCAATTATGGGCGATTTTAACGATGTCGCCTGGTCCTGGTCTGCAATGCGGTTCAAACATCACGGGCAGTATCTTGACCCGCGCATCGGTCAGGGCATCCTCCCCAGCTTTGATGCAAATCACAGAATTCTGCGCTTTCCGATTGATCAGTTCTACCTCACCGAAGGGATTGATCTTGTCTCCTTCCGGCGCGGTCCCCGGATAGGATCTGACCACTTCCCGATGCTTGCTGTGATTGCGGTCAGTCAGAACGCCGGACGGCGAAAAAGCGGATGA